ATCACATCTACTAATTAGAAAGAATGGGGAAGACCGACCCTCAGCAAGCAATACACCACACATGTATTTcacacttttctgtattttccaaatcttCTCCATTGAACATTTACtgcttttatgattaaaaaatctacagtcttttttaattttaagagaatAAGCCATACAAagagaaacaataataataaaagaaacagataCACTAAGTGTCAGAGAGTTTGTTTTTATGTGTCATAAAGACAACATGTGGCCCCCGGGATATCCTAATTGAAGGGCAGATTGCCGGAAGACTAAACATAAAGAATCAGGAGTCCTGTAGTGATAGCAGTTGTGCCCTTACTCTGGAAACTCAGAGCACAAATTGGGGAGTTAGGTCACATTTCCTGTTCCCACACTCTTACAAAGGCAGTTTCTTCCATTAGGGCTCAAAGCTTGGGTCTCCAGCACCAAgttaaagaaatagaacaaaccCATCCCAGAGTTTCTTTAAATGTTCAGATAAACCCTTGTGCCCCTATAAGTTAAATTAAGCTTTCCTAAGAAAAAGTAAGTCAATTAGTTCAAAATGTGGGTTAGTGCTTCTGGGTATTTaaagggggatttttttttttttttttcatttttagttcatttagAAACATAGCCACAGGGCAAGTACATACCCACTCCTCAACACGCCCTGTGAATTGCCACAATATACTTAGGTACTAATTTCTGATATCTAGAGCTTCAAAATCTGGTCCATAAAATCTGGTCATGACTTTCTCAAAGTCGTGAGGATAGTGAAATATGAGCTTTAAAAACTGTCTTGCTTTGCCCTTTTAGCTCATATCCTTTCTCTTCACCGTCATTACTGGTATTTGTCAAAGGGTACTTGGCATTGCTATAGAGCATAAAGAAGACACGATTCTGCTCTAATTAAacttcttcctttattttcttttacaaatatttactttcttaCCTTTTGTCAATATAGGTAGGTTTCAGAGACATTATGAAATGTAGTTCTAGAGCACGCTTTGTGAAATGGACTGCAAAACTCATTTGTTCAAAATAGTCTAGCACAATAAACTAAACTTTACCGAAATAAAATTAGGTATTTCTTAAGAAGCTGAATTTCCAAAAGTGATTTCTTGGTAAAAGAATATGAACGTTTTTATGGCTTTTGCACAGGTTGCCTAATTGATTTCTTAAGAGGCTATCTCAATTGATACTAAcagtaaatattatgagaatAACATTTTCACACCACTGCTTGGgtataaagtgtttttaaaacattgttaccatttgttttgttttgactaaTTTAATAGGCTATACCTGAGTTGAAACGTAGCAAATCATTTCAGGAATATATGTTTTGAGACCATTTTAAATTGCTCcccaattattaaaaaatatattaacatattttatcttctttcccaCCTTAACTAATATTGCAATGACatagaaataaatgttatttgaCAATAGGCCTAAATATTCATTTCAATCCCACAAATCCTTTAACAGTATGactagaaatagagaaagaaggaattgaccttcattattaatttttatgtttgaCTTAACTTTGATAATGTTCACATTGAACTGCTTTATTAATTAAGTGAAATTTCATTATaagaatcttaaaataaaaagaggagCATGCTTTTAGGCTCCACAAAAGCACAATTTCTGTAGGGTAAACGACATTCCTCTTGTACATTACTGGTTTTAAAAATAGCCTATGAGACTGGTAAGTGATTATTAGGTAGAAAGATCAAGAATTGTAGTTACCAGGTGGCAACTAGAAACTAAATATCCTACTCTTGTTAACTACTGTTTTAAGTTTATTAGGACCTGTTCTTTCACAATgcttcaaagaaaacaaaattggcaaaaccctccccctcctcccgAGGAGATTTATGCAGAACAGCTCAGTGTTCTAATAGAAAGCACCGTTTTCTAGTCTGATTGGatttgcaggatttttttttttttttttttttttttgcatgggcaggcaccgggaatcgaacctgggtctttggcatggcaggcgagaactctgctactgagccaccgtcgcaccgcccTTGTAggattctttttgtctttatattaCTCATTGCCATTTCTTCTAAGACACAAATGGGTCCCTGCTTCTATAACCAATAGCACAAGAAAATGGTACCAGGTGGTCAAGCGACAAAGGTTATACTGTTTCTTAGCCCATTTCTGCTGTACCCACAGTCCAAGACTCAGCTTAACACTATTCTGGCTTTCTAAGATCCCTAAATAAAATTGCACATAGGAGTACTGCAATGGTAGGGAAGCGTTCCCTTGAAGATTTTTCTTCCAACAGTTCCTGGAGGTATAGAGCCTGGCATGCCTGTCCTACTGAAGTCTGAGACTTTGGGCAAGTGGCTTCACTCCTCTGAGACACTCCGCCCCAGTATCCTTCATCACGGTTGTTATTATTGAAATATGGCTCCCTGCAAGCTCTAACCTctggtcccatgaatgtgacccagtttggaaatagggtctttgaagatgttattagttaaaatgaggccaaactggattagggtgagcACCATCCAATATGACtagtatccttataagaagaggaaattggacAAAGAGGCAGAATGGGGAACACCATGggacaactgaggcagagaacacCACGGATTGCTTGTAAGCCaccaccagaaaccaggagagaaacctGGGACAGATACCCCCCACAGGTTTAAAAGCAATGTGCTGCTGACACCTTGATCTTGAACTTCTAGACTCCAGAACTGTAGAtagtaaatttctattgttttaggtCACTCTGTGTTGATTGTTACAGCAACCCTAGCAAACCAATAATCAAACctgaaagatattaaagaattaaCAATAAGAGCTAACAGTTGAATGCTTACTGATGTGTGAAGTGCTTTGTGTGTGATAagtgctttaaatatattattaactcATTGCATTCTTGCAATAACCTTATAAGGAAGGGACCATTGTTATtttcacccattttacagataagagaaGTGAAACATAGAAAGGCTGGAAATTGGCCAAACTAGGATTCAAGCCCAGGAAGTCTTGTTTCAGAGAGGAAGCTCTTAACCACTCTACTCCACTAACTTTTGTTAAGGTTAGCTCTCTCCCcatacataaatatttgtttgtttttgagtgtctactatgtgccagccactCTGCTAAAATATGCAAGGAACTGTGCTGGAAATCAAGCAGGGATTCAGTGACAGACAAATAATTTCTGTTCTTACAgagttatctttcttttcttctaatttgtAGTGTTAGATTATATGGGTTCAGTTTTAATGAGTTCAAAAAACATAAGATGATCTTTTGAATTTAACAGAATTTAATAGTGAAACTCTGAAACAGAAATGGCAAAATAGTTtccatttaaattaatatttatcctCCAAAGTATTTTATGAATCTTTTAGTAATCAAATCAAGAGAGCAtggctttccttttttattactttctttaaaatgatgaattaaatgctttttctggcCTCTGCCCCCAAGAGCCCACAAAATTCCTTGAATTTACTCATTTAAATCCTCCCCAGTCACTTCTCTTAATACTTCTCTTACTATCTCTTAGTAGATCCTTCCATTCTCCAGATCTGTTTTCAGAAGGGTCACCATTAACTCTGCTGGAAGAAAATGGTCCCTTACTCTACTGCTGCAGTAACTTCCTATAGCATGCTCCACTAGAGAGGGAATTACTGATAGCGAAAGAGTAATCCAAAATCATtacattcattttaatttgcaagtAATAATGTTGCCTTATAGTTAGCTTTTTTACCCTGATTTTTAATATAGAAATTCAGATTCATGATTGTCTagatttttcacaaaaattgtCTTGctagatgtttgatttaactATACACGGATTctgtacattcattcattcaagataaatgaatgagtgctcACTGGGTCCCAAGTACCAGACTGAAATTACAAATATGTATTGGTTTAGTGGAGGCAACATGCAGATAAAAAGCAGTGACAATATCAAGTATATACTAGTAGAGTCTCAGACCTCTTTGGGagcaaaaagggagaagagctgAATATGTTTCTATATGACAAAGCCTTTCAAGTGTGGACTTGGGGGCtataaaatgaaggagaaatctctgtgggtttgctttttttttttttaatccaaagtaACCATGTCACTAGTTTCCACTACTCTGAGAAGTGGGGAAGCACAAATATATACAGGTGGTATTTAAAATGGTGATGAAAGAGATGGAACATCTTGTTGAAGCTGTAAACATCTTAACATAGTTTATAGTAAAGAGTGAGTTCTGACAGTTAAATAGCAGCAATAAATGTTCCATATAGTACTGgaacaatttttataataaagaagCAGTGTATTCCACACAAGAAATAAAGCATCCTTTCAAAGGAGTGACTTAGCAGCTGTCAGTTTTAAGTGATGGGCTGAATGGACATAATGACCCGCAGAGTCAAAGTGAAGGAATCAGCAGCTCAGCAGACTGGCAGAACGACAACTAATATTGCCTCtctataaaaataacaacaagGCTTTCTTGAAATTCTCAATTTAGAAGTGAGTGTGTGAAATCACAGGATGTTTCTAAGGATCATTTATTAAACCTGGAAGTGAATTCCTTTCTGAACTCAATTGCAAGTTCGTGTTATTGGATTTCAAAAATTAAgcaacccttttttttttggccaggaaaaaaaaagttttacatcttttctctctctttttttttctgggtgttCCCCCTGGTGAATACTGGAGGTACTAACCTGAAGAGGTCTTTTCCAATATTTGATGAAGTGCCATCATGTCAGGCAAACAATTTTGGTAGCATTTCAGGAAGCTAGTGCACGAAGCAAATTCACGTTTGCCGGTTAATCGGGCCAAGGTATACTTCCCAAGGTGTGTTTTTCGTATCTAATTTAAGCGTAGGTTCTGTGGGCTGTTTGCAAACTGTCCAGGCAGCACCTGAAACTGCTGTTTTCCCAAGTCCGTTAAAAAGTTATTTGTGTTTGTGGTTTTTTGGTTCTGCTACTCCCCGGTCCCGCCCCCCCAGTTTTTGCCAGTAGAGACCTGCCCTGGGGGGTATTTTGTCCTGGGAGcacaaaactattttcttttctggaaataaGTTGACGTCAACCGGGAGCTGTTTTTGGTTGCTTTGTTTCCCGGAGCGTCCAACCCAGCACACCGCCTCCGGCAAACTGCGAGCAATTCAAAGGAGCTCGCCCGGCGGGGAGAGGGGCGGAAGGGGGAGCCGTGGCGGGGGGAGGGGGCGTGCCTGCTGAGAGGGGGGGACCCGGGCGGGCGGCTCGGCCCCTGGGCTTGAGTTTGGGCCCACGTCCCCAAGCCGAGCAGGGAGCGCAGCCCCGAGCGTACACAGCCCCTCGGTTCACTGCTCTTGCAGTGAGGGCCGCCCTCGAGCAGCCCCTGGTAGGTAACCTGCTCGGCTCTCACCAGAGTTCTCAGCCCCGATGACATTTCCCGCCCGAGGGTTCCAGCGGCCCCCAAACCTGGGAGCATCCTGGAACAAAGGGCCAGTCCTCCGGAAGGAGCCGTGTGCTACTGGCGTGTGCGAGCTCGTGTGTGCAGGTCCGCGTGTGCAACTAACTTAGCTTACTGCCCTGGGGCTCCGGGGAAACGAATGTGCCTTTCTGCATATTTCCGGGGCTCAGGGGCAGTGCCTTGTTGAACAAAGCCGCCGCCTCTCTGGTGGCACCTCGGGGACCGCTCCAGACTAGTAGGGCAACCTCCCGGATCCTCGCCTCTCCGGACGGCTCTCCGCTGAGAGCAGGgcggagtgtgtgtgtgtgtgtgtgtgtgtgtgtgtgtgtgtgtgtatgtctgagAGCAGGGCGAAGagagagtgagtgtgtgtgtatctgtgtgtgtgtttcctcaAGGAGCGGGAAGAGGCCCAGGAGGCAGGGACTTGCTGTAACCTGTTTCACACCTGGCGCAGTTTCCCCCGCGCTCTGTGGCGTCCAGGGCGGAGGAGGCACGCGGAGCACGACGACCCAGCGCTGGAGCAAAGACCCTGTCAACTTCCCACTTCGACGCCCGCGCAGTCCAGAAATCgagtcttcctttcttttttaagttacaaattgATGGATGGGTTTCTATCGATGCGTAAAATTATAAACTGCCCTGAAAGCAAGACGGGAGGGCCGGGGAAGGCAGGGGGCACGGTAGTTGGCTTGTCTCCTACTTCCGAACTCGGACTTGGAGGCCAATTCGCCGCGCAGTGACCCGGTGAGGCTGCCTCACTGGAGGACCCGCCCGGTATCGGGGCGCGCTGCTTGGACCCTAAGTCCGCGGGTTCCAACCTCACCGCTAGGACTCGGAGCTGGTCGGCGCGAAAGGGGCGACGTAGCTGCTGGAGGAAAAGACAAGACGCAGTGCAAGCGTTGGGAGGGGTCGAGGCTGGGACTtccaagaaaacagagaaggtcCCTGGCGGTTTGGGGGGCGTTGGCCCTGGGCCGCGAGAGCCGGAGTTGGCGACGCGAGGACGAGCCCGGAGTTTGCCCGCGCCGGGGGCGGGGGCTTGGCTGCAAGTGGGACAGCGCTCCTCTGGGAAAGCGGGGCCCGGCGAGCTCTTTGGCTGCCTTTCCAGTTTCCGAGGTGCCCGCCCCCGCGCGCCGGAGGCAGCGCAGCCCGGAGGGCGAACGAATGGCGGTTGGCAAACTTGCAGAGAGCGCGCTCGAGATCCGAATTGCCGGAACTGTGGCTGCGGCGGGGGCGGCCGAGACTCAAGTTCACTTTTTCCGCCAGCCCGCTCGACGGGCTTTAGGGACTTGGCTTTCTCTGGCTCCGACCAGGTGGCGCGCCTCGCCCGCGGGAGTTGTGTCAGCTTACTCcggggcagggagggagcagcCTGGACACGCGGGGAGGGGTCCCTGGGGTCTTGAGAGCCTCTCCCCGCGTCTCCCCTCCCCTAGGCCCCTCCCAGTCTTTCTTTCTCGCTCTTACCCGGGGCCTGCTGGACCGGCGCGGACTTGCCCCAGACCTACGGGGAGCGCCCGAGGTCTCTAATGACAGCTTAAAAGTGGTTGTTGGAAAAGTCTAAAGGGATGAGGCTGACGTGGGGCGTGTTTCGCTCCTTTGCGAGAGTCGGAAAGGGAGCTGGGAGCCGCGCGGCTGGCCCCAGGCCCCCGCGCCTCGCCGCCAGCAAGTAGGTGGGGGAGCGGCCGCCGCCGCCAGCCCCATCCCGCTCCCAAGCCTCGCCCGCTGCGCCCTGGCCGCGGGCGCCGAGAGGGTGCGGGGCCTGCCGTGCCTCCTCCACCCAGCTCATTATCCAGCCTGCTCCGCTCCGCTCCAGGCGGCCCCAGAAACAGGCTTCTCGCAGCAGCACCCGCAGCGCGCccggcgccgccgccgccccgaACCCCCAGCTCCGGGGGGCAATGACGGGGCGGTGGAAGGGGCATCGCTCCTCGGGCATTACTTAGAGAAGCGAGACCGCCCCGCCCTCCCGCCGGCCCTCCCTCTCTCCCGCCCGGGCCCGCGCGCCACTCCGCCAGAGGGTAAGTTGGGAGTGTTTCACCCCCACCGACattctccctccccttcctttttttttttctcttcaaagttTTCTTAGAAGTGGGCAGCGGGGTGGAGAAAGAAGAAGGTACATCCAGCCTCTGTCCTTTACCCCTTCTCTACTTATCTTACCCtcatctcccctcccctccatccCCGGCGCGCCTCTGCCCCTCCTGAGTAGCGCTCGGGAATGACAATTGGAGCGCGGCTCCTTTAAGAGCCCGGCTTCGCCTCCCGGTAGCTGAAGGTCATTAAACACAAAAGCTCTCAGCGCTGCGGTCCAATATAGCGCATGCGCCCTGCCCGAGGACTGGCAGAGAGACGGCAATATGGCGAGAATGCCTGGCAGCGGGGACTGTAACACCAGCGCGGGCGGCAGCGCCGGCGCCGCGGCCGCGGAGAACAATGGGGAGCGGGGCGAGGGTGAGCGCGGCACAGGGGGCCGAGGCCGCCGCCAGAGCCGCCCGCACTACTGCAGCGCgggcgaggaggaggaggaagaggaggaggaggacgagATCCAGGAGGTGCAGATAACGGGGGACGAGGAGGAGGACGGAGGTGGGGGGCTGGAGGAGGACGAGGAGGAGGACGAAGAGGAGGAGATGGGTCTGGACTGGGACGAGCCCCTGGAGCCCGAGGACTCGGCCGGGGAGGAGCTGGAGCCCGAGCCGGTCCATATGATCAATATGGACCAGAGCGCCGCACTGGAGCCCGAAGCGCCGCCGCGACTGCTGGCGCCCCGGGCCCGCGGCGGGCCTCCTGGGGATGGCTCCGAGCTGGATTCGGACCTGCTGCAGCGCCCCGAGCGGGCCCGGCTGAGCGAGAACACCCGGCTGGCCACCCGCTACGCCGTGCGCATCTTCCGGGAGTACCTGAGCGAGAAGGCGCAGAGCCCGGACTTCGAGACCATGGACAAGGGGGCGCTGTGCCGCGTGCTGCGCTCCTTCTACGCAGAGGCCCGCTCCAAGAGCGGCCAGCTCTACAGCAAGTCGTCCCTCATCAGCATCCGCAGCTCCCTCAACCGCTACCTCAACGAGCCCCCGTACTGCCGCACCCTCGACCTCACCAAGGACCCGGAGCTGCGCAGCGCCAACCTGACGCTGGCCGCGGTCATCCGCAAGCTGGAGGAGCAGGGCGCCGGGCCCGTGGTGCAGAAGCAAGCCATCACGCGCGCCGACCTGCGCAAGCTCTACACCTCCAGCGTCTTCAGCACCAACACGCCCTTCGGGCTGCTCAACAAGGTCTGGTTCGAGACGTGCATGTACTTCTGCACGCGCGGCCGCGAGAACCAGCGCGAGTTGGAGGAGGACTCTTTTGGGCTGGCCATGGACGAGGACGGTCGCAAGTTCGTCTACTTCAAGTCCCTCGGGCCCTACCACAAGTCGCGCTCGTCGTCTTGGAGCAAGAAGCGCGCCGAGAGCAGCGACGAGGAGAACTTGCCCCGCATGTACGAGACGGGTACCGAGTTCTGCCCGTACGCCAGTTTCGTCAAGTACCTGTCGAAGCGCAACCCGCTCTGCAAGGCGTTCTTCCAGCGGCCCCGGGACCACTGCAGCGAGGGCGATGTGACCTGGTACGAGAACAAAGCCATCGGCAAGAACTTGTTGGGCACCAGGATGCAGATGCTCTCCAAGGCGGCCAAGCTCTCCAAGACCTACACCAACCACTGCATCGGCGCCGTCTCCATAGCCACGCTCAACAGCATCGCGGGCATCGGTACCAAGTTGGGCTCGCCCGCCCCGCAGGGCTGCTACGCCGAAGCTCTGAACGGGGCGGCTCgccaccacccccaccatccccccACCCATCCCTCCCACCACCACCGCTCCCAGCCGCCCTCGCTGGGGAACACCTACATCCTCCCCAAAGACAGCCGGGTTGGGGCCGACGTGAAATCCGAGGCTGCGCCCAAGCGCGCCCTGTACGAGTCGGTGTTCGGGTCGGGGGAAATCTGCGGCCCCTCTTCTCCCAAAAGACTTTGTATCCGCCCCTCGGAGCCCGTGGATGCGGTGGTGGTGGTTTCCGTGAAACACGACCCCCTGCCTCTTCTTCCAGAAGCCAATGGGCACAGAAGCACCAATTCTCCCACAGTAGTTTCACCTGCTATTGTTTCCCCCGCCCAGGTAACCAAACCAACCTCTATGCATGAAATGTTTCTCTGGTGCCACTTCGGGACTAACTTTTATGCTAATGCAGGTCTGGGTTTGGGGAAAGTTTTAAGCAGTAGCAAATAGACTGAATAAGACTTGATTTCACCCGTAGACGCTTAACCTTCTTGGCGGTTTTCGGGGAAGTTTACACCTAACTTTAAGACGGGAGAGAGGGCATGCGACCTAACCACGGGCACTGCTGGGCGGTAACGGTGAAAACTTGAAAGTTCGCAGAACAAAGGGTTAGCTCAACTCGTAGAGCCTCTTCATTAATACATGAGTTTTATAAGGCAAAGAGGAACACTGTCTAGATAAAGGAAgcgattatttaaaatatattcggTGAATAAAGGAACCATTCAAAAATACTCTGACATATTCTCCATAACTTACAAAAGTAGGAAAACagttataaattattaaaaagaaaatatgccgTCCCATTTCCCGtagcctttcttttcttcttttttttaagaggggGCGGGGAGTGGAGAGATTTGTCAGTTGAGTGCTGATTTATGGCCAAATGTAAAGTGAGGTTGGGAGTGTAGTTTCCATGAACTCAAGTCACTTGTTAAAAGTTATTATTCAGACGGAAACTTGATACCTGTATCACCAGGCAGACTAAGAATTGGGGTGCCCCTGCACTGTGGGCACTAAGAGATTGCTGTCTATTCATAGCTGCTGCCATCCAGGTGGAGAGATAAGACTTAGGCAGATAAATTATTGATTGAGACAAACAGCCCATTAGAGTGGCAGGAAGACCGGTATAAATGTTTTAGCCCTGAAGCTGATCATTCACCTCTCTGGGCTCCAGCGACCTCATCAAAGATGTGGGAACTATTTCAACACTAAAATTAGTTCATTCTAGGCAGTGCCAGATTCTAGGTTGAGATTGGAGGCTAAAGTGGCTGCTGCTTGtcttactattttcttcctaaagGAATATATTCCTGATTATCATTAAaattgtattcctttttttttttaatacccttTTTTTTCCTAGGAGCCAGAAACCAGAGGTCTTTAGGGACTGTGTTTTATTCTGCAGGCAGGAGTAGCCCCTGGAGGTTTTCCACCTTTGACCTCCCAGCTGTCAAGCAGAAGTAGGAATTTTGACTATAAGTTAGAGGTGTAGTGCAGGCCCTTCAAGGAACAGATGTCAGGTACCTGtgtgctttttccaaagtggaaatTCCAGTTCTGGGCACACTGACCCTTTAAAACGTTTACCAGCTAATCGGCAAGCCTCAAGGCCAACTGAGAAAGGGGCTGTGAGTGGTAATATAAACACCAGAGCTCTCAAAAATACACAAGTCCTGTAGGCTATGTGTCCTTCTGTACTTCCAGTATGCAGAGTGCATTTCTGACAGGCCGAGAGGTTATTTTAGAGAGTTTTAAGGATGGAGAAGAGAATTCTTTCTCCTCTTTGGAGAATTTcggtttgctttttcttttaaagcagaaataaatattcACGTTCTTCTGGTAGAGTAAAAAACACTTGAAATGCTCTGGTTTAGAGTAGCACCTGATTGATTTAAAAGCTGAAGAAAGTTTATTCAAGTATATAATTGCTTGGAATAATAATGATTCAATGAAACAGTTTGTCTACGGCATCtgctaacctttttttttttttttttttgacaccaGTGACATATAAATCATGACTTAAGGATCCATGAAAGATTAGCtgctt
The sequence above is a segment of the Tamandua tetradactyla isolate mTamTet1 chromosome 18, mTamTet1.pri, whole genome shotgun sequence genome. Coding sequences within it:
- the KCTD1 gene encoding BTB/POZ domain-containing protein KCTD1 isoform X1 gives rise to the protein MARMPGSGDCNTSAGGSAGAAAAENNGERGEGERGTGGRGRRQSRPHYCSAGEEEEEEEEEDEIQEVQITGDEEEDGGGGLEEDEEEDEEEEMGLDWDEPLEPEDSAGEELEPEPVHMINMDQSAALEPEAPPRLLAPRARGGPPGDGSELDSDLLQRPERARLSENTRLATRYAVRIFREYLSEKAQSPDFETMDKGALCRVLRSFYAEARSKSGQLYSKSSLISIRSSLNRYLNEPPYCRTLDLTKDPELRSANLTLAAVIRKLEEQGAGPVVQKQAITRADLRKLYTSSVFSTNTPFGLLNKVWFETCMYFCTRGRENQRELEEDSFGLAMDEDGRKFVYFKSLGPYHKSRSSSWSKKRAESSDEENLPRMYETGTEFCPYASFVKYLSKRNPLCKAFFQRPRDHCSEGDVTWYENKAIGKNLLGTRMQMLSKAAKLSKTYTNHCIGAVSIATLNSIAGIGTKLGSPAPQGCYAEALNGAARHHPHHPPTHPSHHHRSQPPSLGNTYILPKDSRVGADVKSEAAPKRALYESVFGSGEICGPSSPKRLCIRPSEPVDAVVVVSVKHDPLPLLPEANGHRSTNSPTVVSPAIVSPAQDSRPNMSRPLITRSPASPLNNQGIPTPAQLTKSNAPVHIDVGGHMYTSSLATLTKYPESRIGRLFDGTEPIVLDSLKQHYFIDRDGQMFRYILNFLRTSKLLIPDDFKDYTLLYEEAKYFQLQPMLLEMERWKQDRETGRFSRPCECLVVRVAPDLGERITLSGDKSLIEEVFPEIGDVMCNSVNAGWNHDSTHVIRFPLNGYCHLNSVQVLERLQQRGFEIVGSCGGGVDSSQFSEYVLRRELRRTPRVPSVIRIKQEPLD